A segment of the Gammaproteobacteria bacterium genome:
GGAATCGCTTGCGAAGCTCCGCATACTGAGCACCCATCTCCGCCGGATCGCCGTCGTCGAGCGCTTCGGCTTCATCGAGCTGTGCATGGCTCAGGCGTGCCGCGTTCGCGCGCAGCCCCTTGATTCGTTC
Coding sequences within it:
- a CDS encoding homocysteine S-methyltransferase family protein; translation: ERIKGLRANAARLSHAQLDEAEALDDGDPAEMGAQYAELRKRFPELNVLGGCCGTDHRHVAAIAKACI